In the Gasterosteus aculeatus chromosome X, fGasAcu3.hap1.1, whole genome shotgun sequence genome, one interval contains:
- the LOC120809871 gene encoding muscarinic acetylcholine receptor M2 yields the protein MKTLNLSHTNFSSSGDDAGRSSGSPYSAVEIVLIVLVAATVSVITVIGNILVMLSIKVNRNLQTVNNYFLFSLACADLIIGVCSMNLYTVYIVIGYWPLGAVVCDLWLAVDYVVSNASVMNLLIISFDRYFCVTKPLSYPARRSTKMAGLMIAAAWVMSFILWAPAILFWQFVVGGRTVPFGECYIQFFSNPAVTFGTAIAAFYLPVAIMIYLYWRISKASRSRMRKSSRKISGTSLGEGPSHSQDEACERQNNCITGKEAQLEAKGQKEKEMLQKPNGNGPRHEERNRASTTKDTEAPDSLGKDPDCGETTKQTPSSEKSADRQSVPARTLLKMTKQNAVAKWKRKGISSREKKVTRTIMAILVAFVATWTPYNVMVLINTFCSVCIPNSLWTIGYWLCYINSTINPACYALCNATFKNTFKHLLLCQYKNIRTPR from the exons ATGAAGACTCTGAATTTGTCCCACACCAACTTCAGCAGCAGTGGTGACGACGCCGGCCGCTCCTCTGGAAGCCCGTACTCAGCTGTGGAGATCGTCCTCATCGTCCTGGTGGCTGCAACTGTGAGTGTGATCACTGTGATCGGAAACATCCTGGTCATGCTCTCCATAAAG GTAAACAGGAACCTGCAGACAGTCAACAACTACTTCCTGTTCAGCCTGGCCTGTGCAGACCTCATTATTGGCGTCTGCTCCATGAACCTCTACACGGTCTATATAGTGATCGGCTACTGGCCCCTGGGAGCCGTGGTGTGTGATCTGTGGCTGGCTGTTGATTATGTCGTCAGCAACGCCTCCGTCATGAACCTGCTCATCATTAGTTTCGACCGTTACTTCTGCGTCACCAAACCGCTAAGCTACCCGGCGCGCCGCAGCACCAAGATGGCGGGTCTGATGATTGCGGCGGCCTGGGTCATGTCCTTCATTCTCTGGGCTCCCGCCATTTTGTTTTGGCAGTTCGTCGTGGGCGGGAGGACCGTGCCGTTCGGCGAGTGCTACATCCAGTTTTTCTCAAATCCCGCGGTGACGTTCGGGACCGCCATAGCGGCTTTTTACCTCCCAGTCGCCATCATGATCTACCTGTACTGGCGCATATCCAAGGCGAGCCGCAGCCGcatgaggaagagcagcagaaagaTCTCAGGCACCAGTCTGGGAGAGGGCCCCTCTCACAGCCAGGATGAGGCGTGTGAGCGCCAGAACAACTGCATCACAGGAAAGGAGGCTCAGCTGGAGGCTAAAGGCCAAAAGGAGAAGGAAATGCTGCAGAAGCCAAATGGAAATGGGCCCCGTCATGAGGAGAGGAACCGTGCGTCAACAACTAAGGACACCGAGGCCCCCGATTCATTAGGGAAAGATCCTGATTGTGGAGAAACTACAAAGCAAACACCTTCTTCAGAGAAATCAGCTGACAGACAAAGTGTGCCAGCGAGGACACTGTTAAAG ATGACAAAGCAGAACGCTGTTGCAAAGTGGAAAAGGAAGGGCATTTCTTCCAGGGAGAAAAAGGTGACGCGCACCATCATGGCCATCCTGGTCGCTTTCGTTGCCACGTGGACGCCGTACAACGTGATGGTCCTGATCAACACCTTCTGTTCCGTCTGCATCCCAAACTCCCTCTGGACCATCGGCTACTGGCTCTGCTACATCAACAGCACCATCAACCCAGCCTGCTACGCCCTCTGCAACGCCACCTTCAAAAACACCTTCAAGCACCTGCTCCTGTGCCAGTACAAGAACATACGTACGCCGCGATAA
- the LOC120809860 gene encoding S-adenosylhomocysteine hydrolase-like protein 1 isoform X1 has product MAEERDQPGGSWEDLPLPDDYPEPQVVNGKAEEENTKHQSVKCSPNLLQMLKAAECRRTTPPGLDRDGADASGTGEPVAEALKTDMQIEFTEQKQELSKRTANTGRRTLSHSISQSSTDSYGSVGSGSSEDESSPRDRSQKTHQGLSDFCVKNIKQAEFGRREITNAQKEMPALMVLRKGAGGEKPLAGAKVLGCTHITAHTAVLIETLSVLGAECRWAACNIFSTQNAVAAALAEGGTPVFAWKGESEEDFWWCIDRCVGAETWQPNMILDDGGDLTHWIHKKHPSLFQNIKGVVEESVTGIHRLYQMSKAGRLIVPAINVNDSVTKQKFDNLYSCKESILDGLKRTTGVMFGGKQVVVCGYGEVGKGCCAALKALGTIMYVTEVDPICALQACMDGFRVVKLIEVARQVDLVITCTGNKHVVGREHLERMKDGCILCNMGNSSSEIDLGSLQTAELRWERVRPQVDHVVWPDGKRIVLLAEGRLLNLSCSTVPSFVLSITATTQALALIELYSAPEGRYKQDVYLLPKKMDEYVANLHLPTFDAHLSEVTDEQAKYLGISKHGPFKPNYYRY; this is encoded by the exons ATGGCAGAGGAGAGGGACCAGCCAGGAGGCTCCTGGGAGGACCTGCCACTACCGGATGACTATCCGGAACCTCAAGTGGTCAACGGAAAGGCGGAGGAGGAAAACACCAAACATCAGTCGGTAAAATGCAGCCCCAACCTGCTGCAGATGCTGAAGGCAGCGGAGTGCAGGAGGACTACACCTCCCGGTCTGGACAGGGACGGGGCGGACGCGTCTGGGACAGGAGAGCCGGTGGCTGAAGCTCTGAAGACTGACATG CAAATAGAGTTCACTGAGCAGAAGCAAGAACTCAGCAAACGTACCGCCAACACTGGTCGTCGCACGCTGTCTCATTCCATCTCGCAGTCCTCCACAGATAGCTATGGTTCAG TGGGCAGTGGCAGCTCGGAGGACGAGTCCTCTCCCCGGGACAGGTCTCAGAAGACTCACCAGGGCCTCTCTGACTTCTGCGTCAAAAACATCAAACAGGCGGAATTTGGGCGCAGAGAAATAACAAATGCCCAGAAAG AAATGCCAGCGCTAATGGTCCTGAGGAAAGGAGCAGGCGGGGAGAAGCCATTGGCTGGAGCCAAAGTCTTAGGGTGCACGCACATCACTGCACACACTGCG GTGTTGATCGAGACTCTCTCGGTTTTGGGAGCCGAGTGTCGCTGGGCAGCCTGTAACATCTTCTCCACTCAGAACGCTGTGGCCGCTGCTCTGGCCGAAGGAG GCACTCCGGTGTTTGCATGGAAAGGAGAATCAGAAGAGGACTTCTGGTGGTGTATCGACCGATGCGTCGGTGCTGAGACCTGGCAGCCCAACATG atACTGGATGATGGCGGCGATCTGACCCACTGGATCCATAAGAAGCACCCAAGCCTGTTCCAGAATATCAAAGGCGTCGTGGAGGAAAGTGTTACCGGCATCCATCG GTTATACCAGATGTCAAAGGCAGGCAGGCTGATTGTCCCGGCTATCAACGTCAACGACTCGGTGACCAAGCAGAAGTTCGACAACCTTTACAGCTGCAAGGAGTCCATACTGGACGG GTTGAAGAGGACCACTGGCGTCATGTTTGGAGGAAAACAGGTGGTAGTGTGTGGATACGGGGAG GTCGGCAAAGGTTGCTGCGCTGCCCTGAAAGCGTTGGGCACTATTATGTACGTCACAGAAGTGGATCCCATTTGCGCCCTGCAGGCCTG catGGATGGCTTCAGAGTGGTTAAACTGATTGAAGTGGCCCGGCAGGTAGACTTGGTCATCACCTGCACAG GCAATAAACACGTGGTGGGAAGGGAACATCTGGAGAGAATGAAGGACGGCTGCATACTCTGCAACATGGGAAACTCCAGCAGCGAGATTGATTTG GGGAGCCTGCAGACTGCAGAGCTCAGGTGGGAGCGTGTGAGGCCGCAAGTGGACCACGTTGTTTGGCCGGACGGCAAGAGAATCGTCCTGCTGGCTGAG gGCCGTTTGCTGAACCTGAGCTGCTCCACAGTTCCCTCATTTGTCCTCTCCATCACCGCCACAACGCAG GCTCTGGCTCTCATTGAGCTGTACAGCGCTCCAGAAGGACGATACAAACAGGACGTCTACCTGCTGCCAAAGAAGATGG ATGAATATGTCGCCAACCTTCACCTGCCGACGTTTGACGCTCACCTGTCGGAGGTGACTGATGAACAGGCCAAGTACCTGGGCATCAGCAAACATGGGCCCTTCAAACCCAACTACTACAG gtattaA
- the LOC120809860 gene encoding S-adenosylhomocysteine hydrolase-like protein 1 isoform X2, whose translation MAEERDQPGGSWEDLPLPDDYPEPQVVNGKAEEENTKHQSVKCSPNLLQMLKAAECRRTTPPGLDRDGADASGTGEPVAEALKTDMQIEFTEQKQELSKRTANTGRRTLSHSISQSSTDSYGSVGSGSSEDESSPRDRSQKTHQGLSDFCVKNIKQAEFGRREITNAQKEMPALMVLRKGAGGEKPLAGAKVLGCTHITAHTAVLIETLSVLGAECRWAACNIFSTQNAVAAALAEGGTPVFAWKGESEEDFWWCIDRCVGAETWQPNMILDDGGDLTHWIHKKHPSLFQNIKGVVEESVTGIHRLYQMSKAGRLIVPAINVNDSVTKQKFDNLYSCKESILDGLKRTTGVMFGGKQVVVCGYGEVGKGCCAALKALGTIMYVTEVDPICALQACMDGFRVVKLIEVARQVDLVITCTGNKHVVGREHLERMKDGCILCNMGNSSSEIDLGSLQTAELRWERVRPQVDHVVWPDGKRIVLLAEGRLLNLSCSTVPSFVLSITATTQALALIELYSAPEGRYKQDVYLLPKKMDEYVANLHLPTFDAHLSEVTDEQAKYLGISKHGPFKPNYYR comes from the exons ATGGCAGAGGAGAGGGACCAGCCAGGAGGCTCCTGGGAGGACCTGCCACTACCGGATGACTATCCGGAACCTCAAGTGGTCAACGGAAAGGCGGAGGAGGAAAACACCAAACATCAGTCGGTAAAATGCAGCCCCAACCTGCTGCAGATGCTGAAGGCAGCGGAGTGCAGGAGGACTACACCTCCCGGTCTGGACAGGGACGGGGCGGACGCGTCTGGGACAGGAGAGCCGGTGGCTGAAGCTCTGAAGACTGACATG CAAATAGAGTTCACTGAGCAGAAGCAAGAACTCAGCAAACGTACCGCCAACACTGGTCGTCGCACGCTGTCTCATTCCATCTCGCAGTCCTCCACAGATAGCTATGGTTCAG TGGGCAGTGGCAGCTCGGAGGACGAGTCCTCTCCCCGGGACAGGTCTCAGAAGACTCACCAGGGCCTCTCTGACTTCTGCGTCAAAAACATCAAACAGGCGGAATTTGGGCGCAGAGAAATAACAAATGCCCAGAAAG AAATGCCAGCGCTAATGGTCCTGAGGAAAGGAGCAGGCGGGGAGAAGCCATTGGCTGGAGCCAAAGTCTTAGGGTGCACGCACATCACTGCACACACTGCG GTGTTGATCGAGACTCTCTCGGTTTTGGGAGCCGAGTGTCGCTGGGCAGCCTGTAACATCTTCTCCACTCAGAACGCTGTGGCCGCTGCTCTGGCCGAAGGAG GCACTCCGGTGTTTGCATGGAAAGGAGAATCAGAAGAGGACTTCTGGTGGTGTATCGACCGATGCGTCGGTGCTGAGACCTGGCAGCCCAACATG atACTGGATGATGGCGGCGATCTGACCCACTGGATCCATAAGAAGCACCCAAGCCTGTTCCAGAATATCAAAGGCGTCGTGGAGGAAAGTGTTACCGGCATCCATCG GTTATACCAGATGTCAAAGGCAGGCAGGCTGATTGTCCCGGCTATCAACGTCAACGACTCGGTGACCAAGCAGAAGTTCGACAACCTTTACAGCTGCAAGGAGTCCATACTGGACGG GTTGAAGAGGACCACTGGCGTCATGTTTGGAGGAAAACAGGTGGTAGTGTGTGGATACGGGGAG GTCGGCAAAGGTTGCTGCGCTGCCCTGAAAGCGTTGGGCACTATTATGTACGTCACAGAAGTGGATCCCATTTGCGCCCTGCAGGCCTG catGGATGGCTTCAGAGTGGTTAAACTGATTGAAGTGGCCCGGCAGGTAGACTTGGTCATCACCTGCACAG GCAATAAACACGTGGTGGGAAGGGAACATCTGGAGAGAATGAAGGACGGCTGCATACTCTGCAACATGGGAAACTCCAGCAGCGAGATTGATTTG GGGAGCCTGCAGACTGCAGAGCTCAGGTGGGAGCGTGTGAGGCCGCAAGTGGACCACGTTGTTTGGCCGGACGGCAAGAGAATCGTCCTGCTGGCTGAG gGCCGTTTGCTGAACCTGAGCTGCTCCACAGTTCCCTCATTTGTCCTCTCCATCACCGCCACAACGCAG GCTCTGGCTCTCATTGAGCTGTACAGCGCTCCAGAAGGACGATACAAACAGGACGTCTACCTGCTGCCAAAGAAGATGG ATGAATATGTCGCCAACCTTCACCTGCCGACGTTTGACGCTCACCTGTCGGAGGTGACTGATGAACAGGCCAAGTACCTGGGCATCAGCAAACATGGGCCCTTCAAACCCAACTACTACAGGTGA
- the LOC120809860 gene encoding S-adenosylhomocysteine hydrolase-like protein 1 isoform X3, whose translation MRKMYNLANVNKVQDQEPVQTIVIKQIEFTEQKQELSKRTANTGRRTLSHSISQSSTDSYGSVGSGSSEDESSPRDRSQKTHQGLSDFCVKNIKQAEFGRREITNAQKEMPALMVLRKGAGGEKPLAGAKVLGCTHITAHTAVLIETLSVLGAECRWAACNIFSTQNAVAAALAEGGTPVFAWKGESEEDFWWCIDRCVGAETWQPNMILDDGGDLTHWIHKKHPSLFQNIKGVVEESVTGIHRLYQMSKAGRLIVPAINVNDSVTKQKFDNLYSCKESILDGLKRTTGVMFGGKQVVVCGYGEVGKGCCAALKALGTIMYVTEVDPICALQACMDGFRVVKLIEVARQVDLVITCTGNKHVVGREHLERMKDGCILCNMGNSSSEIDLGSLQTAELRWERVRPQVDHVVWPDGKRIVLLAEGRLLNLSCSTVPSFVLSITATTQALALIELYSAPEGRYKQDVYLLPKKMDEYVANLHLPTFDAHLSEVTDEQAKYLGISKHGPFKPNYYRY comes from the exons ATGAGGAAAATGTACAATCTCGCGAATGTAAATAAAGTCCAGGACCAGGAGCCGGTGCAAACCATCGTCATAAAG CAAATAGAGTTCACTGAGCAGAAGCAAGAACTCAGCAAACGTACCGCCAACACTGGTCGTCGCACGCTGTCTCATTCCATCTCGCAGTCCTCCACAGATAGCTATGGTTCAG TGGGCAGTGGCAGCTCGGAGGACGAGTCCTCTCCCCGGGACAGGTCTCAGAAGACTCACCAGGGCCTCTCTGACTTCTGCGTCAAAAACATCAAACAGGCGGAATTTGGGCGCAGAGAAATAACAAATGCCCAGAAAG AAATGCCAGCGCTAATGGTCCTGAGGAAAGGAGCAGGCGGGGAGAAGCCATTGGCTGGAGCCAAAGTCTTAGGGTGCACGCACATCACTGCACACACTGCG GTGTTGATCGAGACTCTCTCGGTTTTGGGAGCCGAGTGTCGCTGGGCAGCCTGTAACATCTTCTCCACTCAGAACGCTGTGGCCGCTGCTCTGGCCGAAGGAG GCACTCCGGTGTTTGCATGGAAAGGAGAATCAGAAGAGGACTTCTGGTGGTGTATCGACCGATGCGTCGGTGCTGAGACCTGGCAGCCCAACATG atACTGGATGATGGCGGCGATCTGACCCACTGGATCCATAAGAAGCACCCAAGCCTGTTCCAGAATATCAAAGGCGTCGTGGAGGAAAGTGTTACCGGCATCCATCG GTTATACCAGATGTCAAAGGCAGGCAGGCTGATTGTCCCGGCTATCAACGTCAACGACTCGGTGACCAAGCAGAAGTTCGACAACCTTTACAGCTGCAAGGAGTCCATACTGGACGG GTTGAAGAGGACCACTGGCGTCATGTTTGGAGGAAAACAGGTGGTAGTGTGTGGATACGGGGAG GTCGGCAAAGGTTGCTGCGCTGCCCTGAAAGCGTTGGGCACTATTATGTACGTCACAGAAGTGGATCCCATTTGCGCCCTGCAGGCCTG catGGATGGCTTCAGAGTGGTTAAACTGATTGAAGTGGCCCGGCAGGTAGACTTGGTCATCACCTGCACAG GCAATAAACACGTGGTGGGAAGGGAACATCTGGAGAGAATGAAGGACGGCTGCATACTCTGCAACATGGGAAACTCCAGCAGCGAGATTGATTTG GGGAGCCTGCAGACTGCAGAGCTCAGGTGGGAGCGTGTGAGGCCGCAAGTGGACCACGTTGTTTGGCCGGACGGCAAGAGAATCGTCCTGCTGGCTGAG gGCCGTTTGCTGAACCTGAGCTGCTCCACAGTTCCCTCATTTGTCCTCTCCATCACCGCCACAACGCAG GCTCTGGCTCTCATTGAGCTGTACAGCGCTCCAGAAGGACGATACAAACAGGACGTCTACCTGCTGCCAAAGAAGATGG ATGAATATGTCGCCAACCTTCACCTGCCGACGTTTGACGCTCACCTGTCGGAGGTGACTGATGAACAGGCCAAGTACCTGGGCATCAGCAAACATGGGCCCTTCAAACCCAACTACTACAG gtattaA
- the LOC120809860 gene encoding S-adenosylhomocysteine hydrolase-like protein 1 isoform X4, with product MDKRESCGNSVAFKQPHGTQIEFTEQKQELSKRTANTGRRTLSHSISQSSTDSYGSVGSGSSEDESSPRDRSQKTHQGLSDFCVKNIKQAEFGRREITNAQKEMPALMVLRKGAGGEKPLAGAKVLGCTHITAHTAVLIETLSVLGAECRWAACNIFSTQNAVAAALAEGGTPVFAWKGESEEDFWWCIDRCVGAETWQPNMILDDGGDLTHWIHKKHPSLFQNIKGVVEESVTGIHRLYQMSKAGRLIVPAINVNDSVTKQKFDNLYSCKESILDGLKRTTGVMFGGKQVVVCGYGEVGKGCCAALKALGTIMYVTEVDPICALQACMDGFRVVKLIEVARQVDLVITCTGNKHVVGREHLERMKDGCILCNMGNSSSEIDLGSLQTAELRWERVRPQVDHVVWPDGKRIVLLAEGRLLNLSCSTVPSFVLSITATTQALALIELYSAPEGRYKQDVYLLPKKMDEYVANLHLPTFDAHLSEVTDEQAKYLGISKHGPFKPNYYRY from the exons ATGGACAAGAGGGAATCATGTGGCAACAGCGTAGCCTTCAAACAGCCACACGGCACG CAAATAGAGTTCACTGAGCAGAAGCAAGAACTCAGCAAACGTACCGCCAACACTGGTCGTCGCACGCTGTCTCATTCCATCTCGCAGTCCTCCACAGATAGCTATGGTTCAG TGGGCAGTGGCAGCTCGGAGGACGAGTCCTCTCCCCGGGACAGGTCTCAGAAGACTCACCAGGGCCTCTCTGACTTCTGCGTCAAAAACATCAAACAGGCGGAATTTGGGCGCAGAGAAATAACAAATGCCCAGAAAG AAATGCCAGCGCTAATGGTCCTGAGGAAAGGAGCAGGCGGGGAGAAGCCATTGGCTGGAGCCAAAGTCTTAGGGTGCACGCACATCACTGCACACACTGCG GTGTTGATCGAGACTCTCTCGGTTTTGGGAGCCGAGTGTCGCTGGGCAGCCTGTAACATCTTCTCCACTCAGAACGCTGTGGCCGCTGCTCTGGCCGAAGGAG GCACTCCGGTGTTTGCATGGAAAGGAGAATCAGAAGAGGACTTCTGGTGGTGTATCGACCGATGCGTCGGTGCTGAGACCTGGCAGCCCAACATG atACTGGATGATGGCGGCGATCTGACCCACTGGATCCATAAGAAGCACCCAAGCCTGTTCCAGAATATCAAAGGCGTCGTGGAGGAAAGTGTTACCGGCATCCATCG GTTATACCAGATGTCAAAGGCAGGCAGGCTGATTGTCCCGGCTATCAACGTCAACGACTCGGTGACCAAGCAGAAGTTCGACAACCTTTACAGCTGCAAGGAGTCCATACTGGACGG GTTGAAGAGGACCACTGGCGTCATGTTTGGAGGAAAACAGGTGGTAGTGTGTGGATACGGGGAG GTCGGCAAAGGTTGCTGCGCTGCCCTGAAAGCGTTGGGCACTATTATGTACGTCACAGAAGTGGATCCCATTTGCGCCCTGCAGGCCTG catGGATGGCTTCAGAGTGGTTAAACTGATTGAAGTGGCCCGGCAGGTAGACTTGGTCATCACCTGCACAG GCAATAAACACGTGGTGGGAAGGGAACATCTGGAGAGAATGAAGGACGGCTGCATACTCTGCAACATGGGAAACTCCAGCAGCGAGATTGATTTG GGGAGCCTGCAGACTGCAGAGCTCAGGTGGGAGCGTGTGAGGCCGCAAGTGGACCACGTTGTTTGGCCGGACGGCAAGAGAATCGTCCTGCTGGCTGAG gGCCGTTTGCTGAACCTGAGCTGCTCCACAGTTCCCTCATTTGTCCTCTCCATCACCGCCACAACGCAG GCTCTGGCTCTCATTGAGCTGTACAGCGCTCCAGAAGGACGATACAAACAGGACGTCTACCTGCTGCCAAAGAAGATGG ATGAATATGTCGCCAACCTTCACCTGCCGACGTTTGACGCTCACCTGTCGGAGGTGACTGATGAACAGGCCAAGTACCTGGGCATCAGCAAACATGGGCCCTTCAAACCCAACTACTACAG gtattaA